TGTCCTTTACACATTCCTCAATAATATTAAGCTGATAATTGTCCTCTGGTTTGGCTGAGACTTGTAACTGTGTGTCATCAGTGTGGCAGTGGAAACGAACACACTGTTTACAAATAATTTCACCCAGAGGTAGCATttataaagaaaaaacaacGGCCATAGAGTAGACCCCTGTAGGTCACCCAAACAAATCTTGATAAATTCTGAAAAGTCTCTCCATGTTTACAAACTCAAAGGTCAGTTCCCCTAAATCCCAACCTTTTCATGTCTCtatagtaaaatattacattataCTTTATATAGTATCAATGCTGCACTGATATCAAGTAATGCAAGCAGAGACATCCATCGTAGCAGAGGCCAACCTCTTTAGCTACTTTTCTCACAGCTCTCTCAGAATGTTGATCAGGTCTAAATCCTGACTGAAGGACATCATACATCTGGTCCTGATTCAGGTATGATCTTAGCTGATGATGTAGAGCTTTTTCTAGGATCTGAGAAACGAGGGGAAAGTTTGAGATGGGCCTGTTTTTTAATAGTTGGTGAGGGGATTGATTAGCTTTCTTGATGATGGTTTGATTAGGAGGCTACTAGTTAGTGCATTAGATGGATATTAACAAATGCTTGATTACCTCATTACTCCAGTAAGTGTGTGGGCAGTGAATCTAGTAAGCAAGTGGAAGATTTCAAGGAGATTAATTACTGGTATATTACTTCAGGCTGTTAGACTGGAATAAAAGACTAATGtcttttttgacattttactgATGCTACTTTAATGGCCTGACAGCACTCATTGAAAAAACTAATAAAGTCATTACAACTATATAATGTTGGAATCTGAGCTTTGTGTTCATTTATTCCTAAGTAGTTGTACTGTTGTACtaaataaaatgtgtgtgtgtgtgtgtgtgtgtgtgtgtgtgtgtgtgtgtgtgtgtgtgtgtgtgtgtgtgtgtgtgtgtgtgtgtgtgagtatttgtgAGTGTCTGAGTGCATGAAGGTCAGTGATAGTGTGTGAATGTAAGTCattgtgtagagtgtgtgtgtgtgaatctctgAGTCCTGTGTCCCGTATGTTAATCCACGGTACCCGGAGCCTCATTGTGGCCCATAATCCCTCTTCAGTTCCAGTTGGATTGTGTTGTTATTTCTCAGTAGGACGTGAATCCTTGTTAGTGCTGGACTTTAGCATGGACCAGAGTTTTGAGCTCATCGCTCAcactgtgattgtgtgtgtctgttgcaGTATGTCTGGGCACTGATATGAAGCTAGCCTTACCCTCCAGTCTGCAGAACCATTATGAGATGTTACGGCTTCTTTACACTGGCTGTCAGGTCGTCCATGGCAACCTGGAAATCACACACCTACAAGGCACACCAGACCTGTCCTTCCTCCAGGTAAGTGAGTGATGGTGCTCATGTTGATACTagtaatgttttatgttgatATTGATGGTAACGATGTTGACGTTGATGGTAACGATGTCGATGTAGATGATAACAATGTTGATGGTAACGATGTCGATGTAGATGATAACAATGTTGATGGTAACGATGTCGATGTAGATGATAACGTTGTCGGTAACGATGTCGATGGTAACGATGTCGATGTAGATGATGACAATGTTTATGAAACCAGTGTTGATGGTAATGATGCTGACAATCATGGTAAGTGTTGCTTATGGTACACTATCAAGGTGATGTTAATGGTGAGCGTGAGTATGGTGATAATGGTAATGTTGATGATGATGAACCTGGTGACGATGTTGACGGGAACTCTCCGCAGGGCATCGTGGAGGTGCAGGGCTACGTGCTCATCGCTCGTGTCTCCGTACCCGTGCTCCCGTTGGAAAACCTCCGCATCATCAGGGGGAGTCAGCTGTACAACGCTAGTTATGCTCTAGCCATGCTAGACAACCCAGGCATCAAGACCCTACGACTCCGCAACCTCACAGGTGGGAAAGGATAGCACTGGGGGTGGGGCATCATCAACTCAGGACAGAGCATTAAGAAGTGGGGAGGGGCATCAGAGACCAGGGGTGTGGCATCAGTGTCCGAGGGTAGAGCATTAGGGAGTGGGGTGGGGCATCAGTGACCATGGACGGGGCATTAGGGAGTGAGGCGGTGATCAGTGTCTGGGGCAGAGCATTAGGGAGTGGGGTGGGGCATCAGTGACCATGGGCGGGGCATTAGGGAGTGAGGTAGGACATCAGGGATGGAACCATTTCTGAACACAGAACTGTTGAGAGCTCAGTGTAGTATGTGACCAAAAGGCTCATGTAGCTCACAGTGAGGGTGGTGTCCACCATGTCTACTTCCATATGCACATATCACTACCTGGTGACTGAGGTGATTGGTGGTAAATCTCACACACTCTAaccacactctcctctctctctctctctctctctcactcccccacttcccccctccctccctccctctctctctatctctctctctctctctctctctctctctctctctctctctctctcactcagagATCCTACTGGGTGGCGTGTATATTCGGGGGAACCCTCAGCTGTGTTTCCCAAATCCCAAGAAGATTAACTGGACCGACATAGTGGGCGGGCAGCAACTGGACGCAAAGTCACTGTGGCTGCAGGAAGCAGCTCCCTACTGTGAGTGGGGGCGGAACAGTCCTGGGAGGGTTATGatagtggggtgggtgtggaagccggaggggtgggtgtggaggCCGGAGCGGTGGGTGCGGAGGACGGAGGGGTGGGTGCGGAGGACGGAGGGGTGGGTGCCTGTTCCTGTCGTAATGCTGCTCTGCCTCCACAGGCCTGTCGTGTTCATCAGCCTGCGGGACCAGAGGATGCTGGGGGGAGACCCACATAGACTGTCAGACATGTGAGCACCGCCTCGGGTTTTATCCACCGCCCAGGTAGCAACACAGAAGTAAAGATTCAGCTAGCAGTAGCAGAACCATATatgaataatgtgtgtgtgtgtgtgtgtgtgtgtgtgtgtgtgtgtgtgtgtgtgtgtgtgtgtgtgtgtgtgtgtgtgtgtgtgtgtgtgtgtgtgtgtgtgtgtgcgctccagTGACCCACGATGGCTGTGCGTCAGGCTGCCTGCGCTGTAAGGGCCCCAAGCCGAGTGACTGCTGCCATGTGCAGTGTGCAGCAGGCTGCTCTGGACCCAAAGACTCAGACTGCCTGGTGGGTGGAGTCTGATTGGTGGGTGGGGTCTGTCTGGTGGGAGTAGTCTGCTCGGTGGGTGGGGTCTGCCTGGTGGGTGGAGTCTCTCACTAGTCCAGTAGCGTGATAATAATATGACTGGCACCACCTTTTCGTCACATAGGTACAGTGAGTGACTTGATCTGTAATCATTGTCTAGATCTGTGATCATTGTCTAGATCTGTGATCATTGTCTTGACCTGTGATCATTGTCTAGATCTGTGGTTTGTCTTCTAATGGATTTTAGTCACACTGGTCATATTCacaacaagcttttaacagcaTATTTATCCTAGTTTAAGGCCTCTCCATGAGGGATTCATAGAACATTtctaatacatacatataagACATATGTAAACAGAGGAGGTGGAGACAGCTGTAGGCACTGTGAGGCCTACAGTTGTTGACATAAGCCTTCATAAATGTCTGTATTTGGcatatgagtgtgttgtgttgtggatGGACTATATGGTCTCGAATAGAGACTTCCAAAGGGTTACCTGTTTTTATCTCAATATGTCACACAGGTGTAAGAAATGTTACATTTTTCTCTGTGGTGAACAAATGCTGATCTCTGCACAACAGCACAACAGTACTCAGTACTTATAAACCAACAAATAGTACTCAATTCTTATAAAGCAACAAACAATACTCAGTACTTATAAACcaacagtgttcagtgttcagtactCAGTACTTAAGCTTTTGCTCTTTATGTCTTCCACAGGCTTGCCGTCACTTCAATGACAGTGGGTCATGTAAAGACAACTGTCCGCCCCCCGTCGTCTACGACCCGATGACCTATCAGTCCAAGCCAAACCCCAACAAGAAGTTCAGCTTTGGGGCCACTTGTGTGAAGCAGTGTCCATGTATGATCCAGAGTTTCACCGTTATATCACTGTGTGCCATGACAGTCATATGCCCCCCGTGAAAATGTTACATATTAAAAAACATAGTGACCTCAGTGTGAGTTCATCAAGACTTgatcaaaaaaaaaagaggttATCAAAACACAATGAGACAATGTCCATGCCACACAATGCCACACCAAGTCTGCTTTGGAAAACTTTTCATAGGGCCACATTTTTTGTTAGTATTGCAAGTACCATATTTTAGGCTGTTAAACTACATGGTGCAACACTAATTAAACTTGTCATCCATCTAATGCACTAATGTCTTTGATCTACTTCGTGGGGCGTTTGAGCCCCTGCTCAAGACACGGAACTCTAGCTGACCAAAGTGAATCTGGTTAGGTGCACCAGCTTGAAGTACATTTTGTAATATTGTAATCTAGAGAATGCCACAAAGAACCAAAACTCTTCTTCTTAATGTActactatctctctctcctctttactctctcctttctctctcctctctcactctatttctctctctttggcCCTCCATCCCTCCCATTCTGTAGATAACTACTTAGCCATGGAGGTAGCCTGTACCATGGTATGCCCAAAATTTAACCATGAAGTCATCATCAAacagccagatggccaggagaCCCAGAAATGTGATAGATGTGATGGTGACTGTCCaaaaggtaggtgtgtgtgtgtgtgtgtgtgtgtgtgtgtgtgtgtgtgtgtgtgtgtgtgtgtgtgtgtgtgtgtgttcataggtGTGCGTAGGAAATgcccgtgtgtctgtgtgtgtatttgcgtgtgtgcatgtatatgagtgtgtgtgtgttgcaatgAACACAGggtgttggcaaccctgaatgcTGTCAAACCACGTCAGGAGACCTGTGGACCAAAGAATAATTGTGTACTTCAGAAGAAGAGTGAAATAAGGCTTCCTTCGATTCTTtattcagtttgtgtgtgtgtgtgtgtgtgtgtgtgtgtgtgtgtgtgtgtgtcttggtcaGTGTGTTATGGTCTGGGTATGGGAAGTCTCCAGGGCGTATCTGTGGTGAACAGGTCCAACATCGGCTTGTTCAGCGGATGTGAAAAGATCTACGGCAGTCTGGCCTTCCTCAGCGAGTCCTTCAGAGGGTACGTGTTCACTTCCTGCTCGGAGGAGCGAGCTGTCTGGCTCCCTCGTTCCTCACTGCTCACCTCTGTCCCGTTACCTCTGCAGGGACCCGCTGACCAACACATCCGGCCTGCAGCcagaagacctgcaggtcttccacACCTTGGAGGAGATCACAGGTAACTCACCACTGGTCCAGCTCTGCGGCTCCCAGTTGCTGTTCTGTGCTGATCCCAGACCTGCTGTAACGAGCTTGGCCATGTGTGCCGCAGGGTACCTGTACATTGAAGCGTGGCCGGAGAACTCCACAGACCTGAGCGTCTTCCAGAAACTGAAGGTCATACGGGGACGAATGCTTTACAAGTAAGCTAGCCCGCCGACTTCGCcatatctctctatctcactcctCAGACTCTCTTgctctggccccgcccacacctccacctctccccagcCCCCTTCACTTTCGATTGGCCCTGACCTGATTCTTAGTCTAATCTCGCCTCGTGCCTTCTCACAGGTCCCTCCCGAGCTTATTTCTCTTCCTTGTTCCTTTTGCGAGCCTGTTTCATGTCCCCTACTCCTTTCTCTGCTTCCCTCTTCCTTAGTGCCTGTCTCTGTTTTTCTGACTCAGCCAGGCTTATCAAACTCACGGCTCATTAAAGTGAATGATTACCCCCGTCTGTGCCAGGTTGTCTGACCTCTGACTAGCACAGCACAGTTTAACCACGAGACTTAGCCACAATGGCCCTGAcagaatgccccccccccccccccccccccctttccctctctctctcctcacagggGGGTGTTCTCCCTAGGGGTGCAGTCTCTGCACATCGAGTCCCTGGGTCTTTACTCCCTCCGCAGCGTCAGTGGGGGTCTGGTGCTCATTCACAATaactctctcctgtgctacACGTCCTCCCTGCCATGGGCCAGCCTGCTCTATCCCAGCCAGGAACTCAACCTCATCAGTAACAACAACCAAGACCCACGGGCCTGCggtgagagctgtgtgtgtgtgtgtgtgtgtgtgtgtgtgtgtgtgtgtgtgtgtgtgtgtgtgtgtgtgtgtgtgtgtgtttgtgtgtgtgtgtgtttgtgtttgtgtgtttgtgtttgtgtgtttgtgtttgtgtgtgtgtgtgtactcatctctgtgtgttgtgtgttcagtggcggaggggcgtgtgtgtcacAGGCTATGTGCAGACATGGCATGCTGGGGTCCGGGTCCAAgccagtgtgtgtcctgtgtgtcctaCAAGCGTGATGGcgagtgtgtggaggagtgtaacATCCAGCATGGGTAAGCACACAACGCTGGCCCACTCTTCTTCTGTTAGGAGCCACAACACACACTGTAagctctgtgcagtgttcttccACTGCACGTGGGAACATGGATCAACTTGGACAAAGAGAAGTCTGTTTAATCCGTATTTATCTCAGTTTTATCTGTATTAATCACAGTTTAATAAGAATTAATCAGTATTTATGTCTTTGGAATTTAATCTCATTTCTGTATCTGTCTTACTGCATCGAGATGCAGCTTTCCAGAGTGCATGTCAAAGTCAGATAGACAGCAGATGGCAGTCAGGCAGACAGTACTGTCCCTGATACTTTTACGAGGGCAGTGTCTGGGCCTGAGACTCACCTCCGCCTGTGTGTGGCtgcgtgtggttgtgtgtggctgtgtagcTCTGTCAGGGAGTTCATCGATGGCCCCTCCTGTGTCCCCTGCCACTCAGAATGTCGTCCGATCAATGGTTCTTCTTCCTGCACTGGCCCGGTAAGTTGGCCTACACACCCTGAAATCAGTATCCGAAAGTGTATATTTTAGTTTTGTTACAGTTGACTTCATAATTGATATATAAATGTGGGGTTCGCTCATGAAATAAACACCCTGGAACAGCTGGGGTCTGTTGAACATGAGGTTAGCTATGCAGGACAAGTACAGCAGCATGCAAGTTTTTAATTGTTATAGTTGAAACCTTGAAATTGAGGCGTGTCCAACACCTTGGCCACATGGTGGCAGCAGTGAGCTTCCCTGACATTGAAGTGCTCCGTTTGCCTGCAGAGCGAGACCGACTGTGTGGAGTGTCTGCACTATCAGAATGGCGAGGCATGCGTGTATCACTGTCCCTCCGGCGTGAAGGACGGACAGCACACCTTGTGGATGTATAGCAACGAGAGCAATCACTGTGTGCCCTGTCCAACCAACTGCACCGTCACGTAAATAACTCCTCCTACCTACACAGCTCTGCCTATCTAGCTCCACCCACAGCAAGGCTGGTCCCAGTGGGGCTCTGGGTTGTGTTTCTTACTCAACAAAGCATCCCCAGTACAGAGCACCATCAGATGATGTCCAGTCTGCATTGATAGAGGTGCCACTCAGATGTCCTTAAAATATCTAGTTCCATGAAAATTACAAAAAATTGTAATTAGACATTTGCAGACAGTCTAAATTGCTGTCATTTCTAGTAAACATGCAAAGGTAAAATCCTAAATTAGATACAGGAAAGACCAGTTGAATAAGACAGCAACCTACATGAAAGGCTTACTGAACGTCTGAGACAGGCGATTATGATCCCAATGTTACGACATACTGGGAGAATCAGTGTGAATGCACATGAAGCTTCAGTAGTTCTGAAGGTACTTAGGAATTCATGAGCATCAGATCTTGTTGTTAGCACTGATTAcgtgtcttttttttcttcccacAGTTGTCCTCAGGATGAAAGAGGGTGTCCAGTTCACCAGAAACCTGGGTAAGCTCTCATCTCATTATAAGAATCATGACTTTTATTATAAAGAATCACAACTTTCAATCACAACTGTCAGTGTAGTCTTGCTGGTTTGTCATGATTTAAAAGGTTGTTGCCATCCTTTCTGCAGGCCTGGCACCACGATAGCAGCCGTGATTGGTGGAGtggtcctcttcctcattctacTGGCTCTGCTGGTGTTCTACATTCGCCGACAGAAAGTGCTGAAGAGAAAGGAAACCATGAGGAGAATCCTCCAGGAGCACGAGGTCACACGCACAGCATTCTGAGTTCTATACTACAGTTCTTGAACCCTGAAAATTTGTTTTCAAACACTGAATGACATCTTAAACTAAGACATAATCATGCATAAAGTAGACCATGAGGGAGCAAAAAACAACCCTGTGACATTCGATGGCTGCTTACACCCCATAGCAGCAGAGCCCTGAGCCCCCTGTCTACTGTTCCAAACCTTCTCCATTTGGATAGCAGGACTCTGATTGTAGATCCGAGAAGCCTT
The genomic region above belongs to Brachyhypopomus gauderio isolate BG-103 chromosome 3, BGAUD_0.2, whole genome shotgun sequence and contains:
- the erbb2 gene encoding receptor tyrosine-protein kinase erbB-2, whose protein sequence is MEAARSFRFVWVLVILGIARTAGREVCLGTDMKLALPSSLQNHYEMLRLLYTGCQVVHGNLEITHLQGTPDLSFLQGIVEVQGYVLIARVSVPVLPLENLRIIRGSQLYNASYALAMLDNPGIKTLRLRNLTEILLGGVYIRGNPQLCFPNPKKINWTDIVGGQQLDAKSLWLQEAAPYCLSCSSACGTRGCWGETHIDCQTLTHDGCASGCLRCKGPKPSDCCHVQCAAGCSGPKDSDCLACRHFNDSGSCKDNCPPPVVYDPMTYQSKPNPNKKFSFGATCVKQCPYNYLAMEVACTMVCPKFNHEVIIKQPDGQETQKCDRCDGDCPKVCYGLGMGSLQGVSVVNRSNIGLFSGCEKIYGSLAFLSESFRGDPLTNTSGLQPEDLQVFHTLEEITGYLYIEAWPENSTDLSVFQKLKVIRGRMLYKGVFSLGVQSLHIESLGLYSLRSVSGGLVLIHNNSLLCYTSSLPWASLLYPSQELNLISNNNQDPRACVAEGRVCHRLCADMACWGPGPSQCVSCVSYKRDGECVEECNIQHGSVREFIDGPSCVPCHSECRPINGSSSCTGPSETDCVECLHYQNGEACVYHCPSGVKDGQHTLWMYSNESNHCVPCPTNCTVTCPQDERGCPVHQKPGPGTTIAAVIGGVVLFLILLALLVFYIRRQKVLKRKETMRRILQEHELVEPLTPSGAMPNQAQMRILKETELKKVRVLGSGAFGTVYKGIWTPDGESVKIPVAIKVLRENTSPKANKEILDEAYVMAGVASPYVCRLLGICLTSTVQLVTQLMPFGCLLDYVRENKDRIGSQYLLNWCVQIAKGMSYLEDVRLVHRDLAARNVLVKSPNHVKITDFGLARLLDIDETEYHADGGKVPIKWMALESILHRKFTHQSDVWSYGVTVWELMTFGMKPYDLIPARDIPELLEGGERLPQPFICTIDVYMIMVKCWMIDPESRPKFKDLVSDFSVMARDPPRYVVIQNDEQILSLSSPVDSQFFRTLLEEEGGNVKELLDAEEYLVPQPGFFSSPGQSSGNGPSRHHSHRSTDLGLEVDGMPSGRSMQSSVSTLGRGQYPTFSVGATANGVWGGTQYPSLVRSTSYRSAGGQSDSVFLDGGGEEGGPPSSPGRYSKDPTFPIYMDGDLETDSPAGYLSHTLPRKTHPQPEYVNQDVHSERPSTLPRKAGERRVPNGLGTGHSVENPEYLVPVGSTTPAFDNPYYLDSLATAKVSRGASTSGEGPTHRHLNGYVTPTAENPEYLGLSETWSGPRDYT